The following are encoded together in the Bacillus cereus group sp. RP43 genome:
- a CDS encoding sodium/solute symporter (Members of the Solute:Sodium Symporter (SSS), TC 2.A.21 as described in tcdb.org, catalyze solute:Na+ symport. Known solutes for members of the family include sugars, amino acids, nucleosides, inositols, vitamins, urea or anions, depending on the system.): MNTTAFALFLIIVLGTLVITYFASKKTKNASEFYTAGGGLTGWQNGLAIAGDYMSAASFLGIAGAIALTGFDGFFYSIGFLVAYLVVLYLVAEPLRNLGKYTLADMIAARFDAKKVRGIAALNTMTISIFYMIAQLVGAGALIKLLLGIEYTTSVLIVGTLMTVYVIFGGMTATSWVQIVKAVLLMAGTFIISVIVFAKFNFSVTEMFAQMKTATPLKESFLNPGVKYKDGLDTLSLNLGLVLGTAGLPHILVRFFTVRDAKTARQSVVYATWLIGAFYIMTIFLGFGAAAFVGNEAIIKANPAGNMAAPLLAKALGGDFLFAFVSAIAFATILAVVAGLVLTAASAFAHDFYNEIIRKGKSTEKEQVSMARYASIGVAIVSIILALFAQTLNVAFLVSLAFAVAASANLPVILFTIYWKRFNTTGAICGMIVGLVSAIVLVALSPNVWNPVVGKAIFVGEAIFPYTTPGIVSIPLGFLAAYLGTVFSSKKEDAAKFDEILVKSNTGHGISDASSH; the protein is encoded by the coding sequence TTGAATACAACCGCTTTTGCACTATTTTTAATTATCGTCCTTGGTACACTTGTTATAACGTATTTCGCATCGAAAAAAACGAAAAATGCGAGTGAGTTTTATACGGCTGGCGGGGGACTAACTGGTTGGCAAAATGGTCTGGCCATTGCTGGGGATTATATGTCTGCTGCGTCATTTCTTGGTATCGCTGGAGCGATAGCGTTAACTGGATTTGATGGGTTCTTTTATAGTATCGGTTTCTTAGTTGCTTACTTAGTTGTATTATACCTAGTTGCAGAACCGCTTAGAAATTTAGGGAAGTATACGTTAGCTGACATGATTGCGGCGCGTTTTGATGCGAAAAAGGTTCGCGGTATTGCAGCGCTTAATACGATGACGATTTCGATTTTTTATATGATTGCACAATTAGTTGGTGCGGGTGCACTTATTAAATTATTATTAGGAATTGAATATACGACATCGGTTTTAATCGTTGGTACACTTATGACTGTGTACGTTATTTTTGGTGGTATGACAGCTACAAGTTGGGTACAAATTGTAAAGGCTGTACTACTTATGGCTGGTACATTTATTATTTCTGTTATCGTTTTCGCAAAATTTAATTTTAGTGTGACAGAAATGTTCGCTCAAATGAAAACAGCTACTCCATTGAAAGAGTCGTTTTTAAATCCAGGAGTAAAGTATAAAGATGGTCTTGATACACTTTCTTTAAATTTAGGACTAGTTCTTGGTACCGCTGGATTACCACATATTCTTGTCCGCTTTTTCACAGTACGTGATGCAAAAACTGCACGTCAATCAGTTGTGTACGCTACGTGGTTAATTGGAGCATTTTATATTATGACGATTTTCTTAGGATTTGGTGCGGCGGCGTTTGTAGGGAATGAGGCAATTATTAAAGCAAATCCAGCCGGCAATATGGCTGCACCTTTATTAGCTAAAGCATTAGGTGGAGATTTCTTATTCGCATTCGTATCTGCGATTGCTTTTGCAACAATTTTAGCTGTAGTAGCAGGCCTTGTATTAACAGCGGCTTCCGCATTTGCTCATGATTTTTATAACGAGATTATTCGAAAAGGAAAATCAACGGAAAAAGAGCAAGTGTCAATGGCTCGTTATGCGTCTATTGGAGTAGCGATAGTATCTATTATACTTGCTTTATTTGCTCAAACATTAAACGTAGCATTTTTAGTATCACTAGCATTTGCAGTTGCAGCGAGTGCAAATTTGCCAGTTATATTATTTACAATATATTGGAAACGTTTTAATACAACGGGGGCAATTTGTGGAATGATCGTTGGTCTTGTATCAGCCATTGTTCTTGTTGCGTTAAGTCCAAACGTTTGGAATCCTGTGGTAGGGAAAGCTATATTTGTTGGAGAGGCGATATTCCCATATACGACACCTGGAATTGTTTCTATTCCGCTTGGATTCCTTGCAGCATATTTAGGAACTGTTTTCTCTAGTAAGAAAGAAGATGCAGCGAAGTTTGATGAAATTCTTGTGAAATCTAATACTGGTCATGGTATTAGTGATGCTTCTTCACATTAA